Proteins found in one Patescibacteria group bacterium genomic segment:
- a CDS encoding class I SAM-dependent methyltransferase translates to MECRLCQSKKIKVLKRELRYKTRRNVLSCQACGFIFLAPSQSQINYQSKDYRKKFGPSLKRTSASREIFSLYSKFQEPILKNLRPILNKRMKVLDIGCSTGHFLSSLKGLVGERVGLELSRDAVNFIRRNLDFKVYSKPLGSEPIKEGPFDLITCLQVLEHIENPAYFLKEVEKNLKPGGWLYIEVPNVEDALLKLFAVKGYFDFYFREAHVSYFSQRTLKMLLAQAGFKGKIFTAQCYNILNHINWVLTGSPQDNFQTGNSAPGLAVEKGGNLKAKREINKIVRKMDIEYKKILEKNGLGENIVFLGKKNVH, encoded by the coding sequence ATGGAATGCCGGCTTTGCCAGTCAAAAAAAATAAAAGTGCTTAAAAGGGAATTAAGATATAAGACCCGGCGAAATGTTTTAAGCTGCCAAGCTTGCGGATTTATTTTCCTTGCCCCCTCCCAAAGCCAAATAAATTATCAAAGCAAGGATTATCGGAAAAAGTTCGGTCCGAGTTTAAAAAGAACTTCGGCCAGCCGGGAGATTTTTAGCCTTTATTCAAAATTCCAGGAGCCGATATTGAAAAATTTAAGGCCGATACTGAATAAAAGAATGAAAGTGCTGGATATCGGCTGTTCGACCGGACATTTTCTTAGCTCTTTGAAGGGACTGGTTGGGGAAAGGGTGGGGTTGGAATTAAGCCGCGATGCAGTGAATTTCATCAGGCGCAATCTTGACTTTAAAGTTTATTCCAAGCCGCTGGGGAGCGAACCGATAAAAGAAGGGCCGTTTGATTTAATAACTTGCCTTCAGGTTTTAGAGCATATTGAAAATCCGGCATATTTCCTAAAGGAAGTTGAAAAAAATTTAAAGCCCGGCGGATGGCTTTACATTGAAGTGCCGAACGTCGAGGACGCGCTATTGAAGCTATTTGCAGTTAAGGGCTATTTTGACTTCTATTTTCGCGAGGCCCATGTATCCTATTTTAGCCAAAGGACTTTAAAAATGCTCTTAGCTCAAGCCGGATTTAAAGGCAAAATTTTTACCGCGCAATGCTATAACATCTTAAATCACATTAACTGGGTTTTAACCGGAAGCCCGCAGGATAATTTTCAAACCGGGAATAGCGCGCCAGGGCTGGCAGTAGAAAAAGGCGGCAATCTGAAGGCCAAGCGGGAAATAAACAAAATAGTAAGAAAAATGGATATTGAATATAAAAAGATACTGGAAAAAAACGGCTTGGGAGAAAACATTGTTTTCTTAGGAAAGAAAAACGTCCATTGA
- a CDS encoding class I SAM-dependent methyltransferase, with the protein MRNILEGYKIFNIDPKQLRNKDFFRNVLEYRKFVMDKFPDAVRKTEEFKCLLCGSSNGKEFLKYKNYPLFECLDCGMVSPNVDLSKVDEKLVYDSETALQDVKNDVINNYDYRKKTYAPERLNYILEKTGLKKEEVRLLDVGCGPGYLLEHLKESGVNYKGLELADFLVEICKGRGLNVEKSDLANEPDGAYNIITLFDVLEHLRVPIEMFKTLNKKLEAGGYVLAYTPNIHSIAFHLMGGLQNNVYPYIHLCFFDPRSLDYLAKKTGFEVQSIDYYGLDVMDYLSYKNYEDDYDYLGKLKEFIPVMQAVIDKGKISNHQRIIFKKI; encoded by the coding sequence ATGAGAAACATTTTAGAAGGATATAAAATTTTTAACATTGACCCTAAGCAATTGAGAAATAAGGATTTTTTTCGCAATGTTTTGGAATACCGGAAGTTTGTTATGGATAAATTCCCGGACGCGGTAAGAAAAACGGAAGAATTTAAGTGCCTTTTATGCGGAAGTTCTAATGGGAAAGAGTTTTTAAAATATAAAAATTATCCTTTATTTGAGTGCCTGGATTGCGGTATGGTTTCTCCTAATGTGGATTTAAGCAAGGTGGATGAAAAACTGGTTTATGATTCGGAAACCGCTTTGCAGGATGTAAAAAATGATGTGATCAATAATTATGATTACCGGAAAAAAACTTACGCGCCTGAACGGCTAAATTATATCCTGGAAAAAACCGGTTTAAAAAAAGAAGAGGTGAGGCTTTTGGATGTCGGCTGCGGCCCCGGATATCTCCTTGAGCACTTAAAAGAAAGCGGGGTTAACTACAAGGGCTTGGAATTGGCCGATTTTTTAGTGGAAATCTGCAAGGGAAGAGGATTGAACGTTGAAAAAAGCGACTTGGCCAATGAGCCGGACGGCGCCTATAATATCATTACCTTGTTTGATGTTTTGGAACACCTAAGGGTACCGATTGAGATGTTTAAAACGTTGAATAAAAAGCTGGAGGCCGGCGGCTATGTCCTGGCTTATACTCCCAACATCCACTCTATCGCTTTCCATCTAATGGGCGGTCTGCAAAACAATGTTTATCCCTATATACATTTGTGTTTTTTTGATCCCCGGTCGCTAGATTACCTGGCAAAAAAAACCGGCTTTGAGGTTCAATCCATCGATTATTACGGCTTGGATGTTATGGACTATTTAAGTTATAAAAACTACGAAGACGATTATGACTATTTAGGAAAATTAAAGGAATTTATCCCTGTCATGCAGGCGGTTATTGATAAGGGAAAAATAAGCAATCATCAAAGGATTATTTTTAAGAAGATTTAA
- a CDS encoding N-acetyl sugar amidotransferase produces MEQLEAKYGLPAEVKFCKRCVISNQRPNATVEYQHTADSKKKTIHFDAEGVCDACRVAEKKKNEINWDEREAELKALCDRYRKKDGSYDCLVPGSGGKDSFYTSHILKYKYGMHPLTCTWAPHIYTPWGWNNFQNWIGSGFDNYLFTPNTRVHRLLTRLAVENIFHPFQPFIFGQKSLAPKMALTYNIPLVIYGEHEAEYGNPIADMENARRDWSYFTAKDKSKIFFGGVSVEELKTRYGIEENDLAPYMPADPEELTKNKVEVHYLGYYLKWHPQACYYYAAEHGNFQASPERTPGTYSKYNSIDDRIDDFHYLTTFIKFGIGRATYDASQEIRSGDITREEGVALVKRYDGEFPERFSEEIFKYLSVSEKEFPAAYKMFKNPVMTREHFMQLADQFRSPHLWKKENGEWKLRYQVN; encoded by the coding sequence ATGGAACAATTAGAAGCTAAATACGGTCTGCCGGCGGAAGTTAAATTCTGCAAAAGATGCGTGATTTCCAATCAGCGTCCGAACGCCACGGTTGAATACCAGCATACGGCCGATTCAAAGAAAAAAACCATCCATTTTGACGCGGAAGGGGTTTGCGACGCTTGCCGGGTGGCGGAAAAGAAAAAAAATGAAATTAACTGGGACGAGCGCGAAGCAGAATTAAAGGCGCTTTGCGACCGGTATCGGAAAAAGGACGGCTCTTACGACTGCCTGGTTCCGGGCTCGGGCGGGAAAGACAGCTTCTATACCTCGCACATCCTAAAATATAAGTACGGCATGCATCCTTTGACCTGCACTTGGGCGCCGCATATTTATACGCCCTGGGGCTGGAATAATTTTCAAAACTGGATTGGATCCGGCTTTGATAATTATCTTTTTACCCCTAATACCCGGGTCCATCGCCTTTTAACCCGTCTGGCCGTAGAAAATATCTTTCATCCTTTCCAGCCGTTTATTTTTGGACAAAAATCTTTAGCCCCGAAAATGGCCTTAACTTATAATATCCCCTTGGTAATTTACGGCGAACACGAAGCCGAGTACGGCAATCCGATCGCGGACATGGAAAACGCCCGCCGCGACTGGTCGTACTTTACCGCTAAGGACAAGTCGAAGATATTTTTTGGCGGAGTTTCCGTTGAAGAATTAAAAACCAGGTATGGAATTGAAGAAAATGATTTAGCGCCTTATATGCCGGCCGATCCGGAGGAACTTACAAAAAACAAAGTTGAAGTGCATTATCTTGGATATTATTTAAAATGGCATCCCCAAGCCTGCTATTATTACGCGGCCGAGCACGGCAATTTCCAGGCTTCGCCCGAACGGACGCCCGGCACTTACTCGAAATACAATAGCATTGACGATAGAATCGACGATTTTCATTATTTGACGACTTTCATTAAGTTCGGCATCGGCCGGGCGACTTACGACGCTTCCCAGGAAATCCGCTCCGGCGATATCACCCGGGAAGAGGGAGTGGCTTTGGTAAAACGCTATGACGGCGAGTTTCCGGAAAGGTTTAGCGAAGAGATTTTTAAGTATTTGAGCGTTTCCGAAAAAGAGTTTCCGGCGGCCTATAAGATGTTTAAAAATCCGGTTATGACGCGGGAACATTTTATGCAATTGGCCGATCAATTCCGCTCGCCCCATTTATGGAAAAAAGAGAATGGCGAATGGAAACTGCGCTACCAGGTAAATTAG
- a CDS encoding SDR family NAD(P)-dependent oxidoreductase, which produces MQNEFKNKKILVTGGTGSIGSVIVKSLLKFEPAQIRVLSRDESKQQALAQELSGDLRVRLLIGDIRNKERVFKAMENIDIVFHAAAMKHVLSCENDPYEAVETNVRGMQNIIDCAMAHDVAKVVGISTDKATDPVSVMGCTKLLAEKVMLAHYMGSHPTKFCFVRFGNVLNSRGSVLPIFYKQIAKGGPVTVTDRNVARFFMSIEEAVELVFKASSLMQDREIFVLKNMAIVRIYDLAKAMIELYAPRFGHDPKKIKIIITGLKRGERMHEKLLTKDESRYALENKDMVIITPVITYGHNVEPKYKDAKKCRVGDYATEGKRCLPVEKIKKLLIKDEYKLNGSINNFYF; this is translated from the coding sequence ATGCAAAATGAATTTAAAAACAAAAAAATATTAGTAACTGGCGGAACCGGCTCGATTGGTTCGGTTATTGTAAAGAGCCTTTTAAAATTCGAACCGGCCCAGATCCGGGTTTTGTCTCGGGACGAATCCAAACAGCAGGCTCTCGCCCAGGAGCTCTCCGGCGATTTAAGGGTGAGGCTTTTAATCGGCGACATAAGAAACAAGGAAAGGGTGTTTAAGGCTATGGAAAACATTGATATTGTTTTCCACGCCGCCGCCATGAAGCACGTCTTATCCTGCGAAAATGACCCCTACGAGGCGGTAGAAACCAACGTCCGGGGGATGCAGAATATTATTGACTGCGCTATGGCCCACGACGTCGCGAAAGTAGTCGGCATTTCAACCGATAAAGCGACCGATCCGGTAAGCGTCATGGGCTGTACTAAGCTCTTGGCCGAAAAGGTGATGCTCGCCCATTACATGGGATCGCACCCGACTAAGTTTTGTTTTGTCCGCTTTGGCAATGTCCTAAATTCCCGCGGGTCGGTTTTACCGATATTTTACAAGCAAATCGCCAAAGGCGGGCCGGTAACCGTAACTGACAGGAATGTTGCCCGTTTTTTTATGTCCATAGAAGAAGCGGTGGAGCTGGTATTTAAAGCCTCCTCCTTAATGCAGGACCGCGAGATATTCGTTTTGAAAAATATGGCCATCGTCAGAATTTATGATTTAGCCAAAGCCATGATCGAGCTTTACGCCCCGCGCTTCGGCCATGATCCGAAAAAAATAAAAATTATAATTACCGGCTTAAAGCGGGGCGAGCGGATGCACGAAAAACTTTTAACCAAAGATGAATCCCGCTATGCTTTGGAAAATAAGGATATGGTTATCATCACTCCGGTAATCACTTACGGCCACAACGTTGAGCCAAAATACAAGGACGCGAAAAAATGCCGGGTTGGGGATTATGCCACCGAAGGAAAAAGATGCCTGCCGGTGGAGAAGATAAAGAAGCTTCTCATAAAGGATGAATATAAGCTGAACGGATCGATAAATAATTTTTATTTTTAA
- a CDS encoding NAD-dependent epimerase/dehydratase family protein encodes MKALLLGGTGFIGTSLARELIGAGAEVILVGLNSLPDSGSYGKLLSHQIDLTRPSEDLKKLADDSDIIVILTQPDKKIIDNLIEIFQELKERKKIIYLSSMLIYRDELKLADEKSPIQPVSEYEKGKIWEEERLGGISQTHSIIIARLANVYGNNLNRGIIKKIFSSCLEGKELTINGGGNSVRDYIYISDLTAFLKLLIFSDAGKGKEIYNICTGEGTSVNQLVKMIGGICNKEIKVRHAPKIIEKERIVGANGKITDKAGYRAEYDIKKGLVATYKNFLGRK; translated from the coding sequence ATGAAGGCTTTGTTATTAGGCGGGACCGGATTCATTGGAACAAGCCTGGCGCGGGAGCTTATTGGCGCCGGAGCCGAGGTAATTTTAGTTGGCCTTAATTCCTTGCCAGATAGCGGGAGCTATGGTAAATTATTAAGCCATCAGATTGATTTAACCCGGCCTTCGGAGGATTTGAAAAAATTGGCTGATGATAGCGATATTATCGTTATTTTAACCCAGCCGGATAAGAAGATTATTGACAATTTAATAGAAATATTTCAAGAGCTGAAAGAAAGAAAAAAGATTATTTATCTTTCCTCAATGCTCATATACCGGGATGAGCTGAAACTGGCAGATGAAAAATCTCCAATCCAGCCGGTTTCCGAATATGAAAAAGGCAAGATCTGGGAAGAAGAAAGGCTGGGCGGAATAAGCCAAACCCATTCGATAATTATCGCCCGGCTGGCGAATGTTTACGGCAACAATCTGAACCGGGGAATAATAAAAAAAATATTCAGCTCTTGTTTAGAAGGGAAAGAGCTTACTATTAACGGCGGCGGCAATTCAGTGAGAGATTACATTTATATCAGCGACCTAACGGCCTTTCTTAAATTATTGATTTTTTCCGATGCCGGGAAGGGAAAAGAAATTTACAATATTTGTACGGGCGAAGGAACCTCGGTAAACCAACTCGTTAAAATGATTGGAGGGATTTGCAATAAAGAGATTAAGGTAAGGCACGCCCCGAAGATTATTGAAAAAGAGAGAATTGTCGGAGCTAACGGAAAAATTACTGATAAAGCGGGATACCGGGCTGAATACGATATTAAAAAAGGATTGGTTGCGACATACAAAAATTTTTTAGGAAGAAAATAA
- a CDS encoding Gfo/Idh/MocA family oxidoreductase, which produces MRKNKLKILQIGLGSMGKRRIRNLLFHEIKESQIIGFDLAAPRRKEMEKLFPEIKTYGDFNLAMKNESPNVFIISTPPNLHHDYFLFAAKNKINFFCEVPTNDKGYKELMPKLSNKFVAAPSCTFRYVPAIKKIKELLGNGIIGKPLIFNHYLGQYLPDWHPYEDYRKVYFAKKETGGAKEMLPYELVWLSHIFKSEPKKATGACRKVSDLEMTADDVYSVIVQFENGVLGNMMIDLLNREAGRTLRIIGTQGTLDWDWLGYSIRIKQAGVKTAKLINVKKEKKFKHYNTTEDIYREEMKKFLDAVCGKKKYPYSYKEDYRILKVYGAVEKGNNLKELD; this is translated from the coding sequence ATGCGAAAAAATAAACTAAAAATTTTACAAATCGGCCTGGGATCGATGGGAAAGAGGCGGATCCGCAACCTGCTTTTTCACGAAATAAAAGAAAGCCAAATCATCGGTTTTGATCTTGCGGCGCCGAGACGAAAGGAAATGGAAAAATTATTCCCGGAGATAAAGACTTATGGCGATTTTAATTTAGCCATGAAAAATGAATCGCCGAACGTTTTTATAATTTCCACTCCGCCAAATCTGCACCACGACTATTTTCTCTTTGCCGCCAAAAATAAAATCAATTTTTTTTGCGAAGTGCCAACTAATGATAAGGGCTATAAAGAATTGATGCCCAAGCTGTCTAATAAATTCGTCGCCGCCCCGTCCTGCACTTTCCGTTACGTTCCGGCCATAAAAAAAATAAAAGAGCTTTTGGGCAATGGAATAATTGGAAAGCCTTTGATATTTAATCACTATCTTGGGCAATACCTGCCTGACTGGCATCCGTATGAAGATTACCGAAAAGTCTACTTTGCCAAAAAAGAAACCGGCGGGGCTAAAGAAATGCTCCCTTATGAATTAGTCTGGCTAAGCCATATTTTCAAATCCGAGCCGAAGAAAGCAACCGGCGCGTGCCGTAAAGTGTCGGACCTGGAAATGACGGCGGATGATGTTTATTCAGTGATTGTGCAATTTGAAAACGGCGTTTTGGGCAACATGATGATTGATTTATTAAATCGGGAAGCCGGCCGGACATTAAGGATTATCGGGACTCAAGGAACGCTGGACTGGGATTGGCTCGGGTATTCAATAAGGATTAAGCAGGCAGGAGTTAAAACGGCCAAGCTGATAAATGTAAAAAAAGAAAAAAAATTCAAGCACTATAATACGACCGAAGACATTTATCGGGAAGAAATGAAAAAGTTTTTAGATGCAGTTTGCGGCAAAAAGAAATATCCTTACAGCTATAAAGAGGATTATCGGATTTTAAAAGTTTACGGCGCGGTAGAGAAGGGTAATAATTTAAAAGAGCTGGATTAG
- a CDS encoding Gfo/Idh/MocA family oxidoreductase has protein sequence MSKVKKLKIGIIGFGSIGQRHFNNLAQYKPEITVFSKHKDVLGQAVNNWGDFKKFGPFDAIFVTNETHKHVPTIFKCLELKPRAIFVEKPISHSLDGLAKVMEEAKKKKISLWVGYNFQFYKPFLKIKEILKSRAIGKIYYARVSAGQDLREWRKRDYRLNYGAKKFQGGGVMLDLVHEINYAGWILGEKLIPKTALVSKVSNLEIDTEDCAESIFSTKDGTVVSVHQDYLRIPGKRGLELVGEKGTLAWDSQANQICVYGRKGVKRININQERNGMFKDELEFFLNQLKKNKFFTNIEEAIRDVKNIVYLKKHAKK, from the coding sequence ATGTCAAAAGTAAAAAAACTGAAAATCGGCATCATCGGTTTTGGCTCAATCGGCCAAAGGCATTTTAATAATTTAGCCCAGTATAAGCCTGAAATAACGGTTTTTTCAAAGCACAAAGATGTTCTGGGCCAGGCGGTTAATAACTGGGGAGATTTTAAAAAATTCGGGCCTTTTGACGCGATTTTTGTTACCAATGAAACCCATAAGCATGTGCCGACGATTTTTAAGTGCCTGGAATTAAAACCCCGGGCAATTTTTGTCGAAAAGCCGATTTCCCATAGTTTGGACGGTTTGGCTAAAGTAATGGAGGAAGCAAAGAAGAAAAAGATTAGCCTTTGGGTCGGCTACAATTTTCAGTTTTATAAGCCATTTTTGAAGATAAAAGAAATACTGAAATCGCGCGCGATTGGAAAAATTTATTACGCCCGGGTTTCAGCCGGGCAGGATCTGCGCGAATGGCGCAAAAGGGATTATAGGTTAAACTATGGAGCAAAAAAATTCCAAGGCGGAGGCGTGATGCTTGATTTGGTCCATGAGATAAACTACGCCGGCTGGATTTTAGGTGAAAAACTAATTCCCAAGACCGCGCTTGTCAGTAAAGTGTCGAACTTAGAAATTGACACAGAAGACTGCGCAGAAAGCATATTTTCGACTAAAGACGGAACCGTGGTTAGCGTGCACCAGGATTATTTGCGCATCCCCGGAAAGCGCGGATTAGAATTAGTGGGAGAAAAAGGTACTCTCGCTTGGGATTCACAAGCTAATCAAATTTGCGTTTATGGAAGGAAGGGAGTTAAGCGTATTAATATTAATCAGGAAAGAAACGGAATGTTTAAGGATGAATTGGAGTTTTTCCTTAACCAGTTAAAAAAGAATAAATTTTTTACCAATATTGAGGAAGCGATTCGGGATGTTAAAAATATTGTCTATTTGAAAAAGCATGCGAAAAAATAA
- a CDS encoding N-acetylneuraminate synthase family protein encodes MNNFIQIGNRKIGKDYPPFVIAEIGINHEGDFDKAVRMINDAKGAGADCVKFQCHVVEDEMAPEAKKIIPAHAGESIWDIMVRCAFREEKERELKKLVEEAGMIYLSTPFSRAAADRLEKMDVLAYKIGSGECNNYPLLKHIAGFGKPIILSTGMNDIESIRKSAEIFRDAKLPYALLHCTSMYPAPYNKVRLGALEEMSREFPDAVIGLSDHSLGIYTCLGAVSLGAAILEKHFTSDKTWPGPDIALSIDPAELKEMVIGARAIFEALGGKKGILPEEQGIIDFAYACVVTIKDIKAGEKFSPENIWVKRPGTGEIKAVDYESLFGRSAARDLPADVQVKRSDVV; translated from the coding sequence ATGAACAACTTTATCCAAATTGGCAATAGAAAAATCGGAAAAGATTATCCGCCTTTTGTTATCGCTGAAATTGGTATTAATCATGAAGGCGATTTTGACAAGGCCGTCCGGATGATTAATGACGCTAAAGGGGCCGGGGCCGACTGCGTGAAATTCCAGTGCCACGTAGTCGAGGATGAGATGGCGCCGGAAGCGAAGAAAATAATTCCCGCCCATGCGGGAGAGTCGATTTGGGATATAATGGTGCGCTGTGCTTTTCGAGAAGAAAAAGAGAGGGAGCTGAAAAAATTAGTGGAAGAGGCCGGGATGATTTATCTGTCCACGCCTTTTTCCCGGGCCGCGGCTGACCGATTGGAAAAGATGGACGTTTTAGCCTATAAAATCGGGTCGGGGGAATGTAATAATTATCCGCTTTTAAAGCATATTGCCGGTTTTGGAAAACCGATTATTTTATCGACCGGGATGAATGATATTGAATCCATTAGAAAAAGCGCTGAAATTTTCCGCGACGCTAAATTGCCTTATGCATTATTACACTGCACTTCCATGTATCCCGCGCCTTATAACAAAGTGCGCCTGGGCGCCTTGGAAGAGATGAGCCGGGAATTTCCGGACGCGGTTATCGGCTTGTCAGATCACAGCTTGGGAATTTATACCTGCCTTGGCGCGGTTTCCTTGGGGGCCGCAATCCTGGAAAAACATTTTACTTCGGATAAAACTTGGCCCGGTCCGGATATTGCTTTGTCCATTGATCCGGCTGAATTAAAAGAAATGGTTATCGGCGCGCGGGCTATTTTTGAGGCTCTGGGAGGCAAAAAAGGAATTTTACCCGAAGAGCAGGGGATAATTGATTTTGCCTACGCCTGCGTGGTGACAATTAAGGACATAAAAGCCGGAGAAAAATTTTCTCCGGAAAATATTTGGGTCAAGCGGCCGGGCACCGGGGAAATAAAAGCGGTTGATTATGAAAGTTTATTCGGCAGATCTGCTGCCCGTGATTTGCCGGCCGATGTTCAGGTGAAGAGAAGCGACGTGGTTTAA
- the neuC gene encoding UDP-N-acetylglucosamine 2-epimerase, with product MKNEKRKILFITERRADYSRLKPIMQAVRKSRKLELKLLVTGAHLLKDFGETRKIIESDGFRVDAVLPIFTHQDDDEGTHMIKAMGKALIGMADVFNRLKPDIVFCGFDLGAHLAAAIAGMHLNIHVVHIQGGEVSGTIDEVLRHALTKFSHIHLAATYKSVKRIIKMGEDPRYVFNVGSPTIDTIRSIKYPSKETICKKYGLDAKKKLIIFSQHPVTTEVKEVVNQINESINALKYAAKKYNLEVLAIYSNNDAGGKRIISSLKKSGIKVLPHIVYEDYLRLMKVADALVGNSSAGIHEAPSFGLPTVNIGSREQYRERGVNVIDSRCSKRDITKAVEKCLFDKKFIAKVRRGKNPYDNGLTAKKVVKILETIKLPPIQKVITY from the coding sequence ATGAAAAATGAAAAAAGAAAAATATTATTCATAACCGAACGCCGGGCGGATTACAGCCGGCTAAAGCCGATCATGCAGGCGGTGCGAAAAAGCCGGAAACTGGAATTAAAGCTTTTAGTTACCGGCGCGCATTTATTAAAGGATTTCGGCGAAACCAGAAAAATAATAGAGAGCGATGGTTTTAGAGTGGACGCGGTTTTGCCGATTTTTACGCATCAAGATGATGACGAAGGAACGCACATGATAAAAGCCATGGGCAAGGCTTTAATCGGCATGGCCGATGTTTTTAACCGGCTCAAGCCTGATATAGTGTTCTGTGGCTTTGACTTAGGCGCGCATCTCGCCGCCGCCATAGCCGGAATGCATTTAAACATCCACGTCGTCCATATCCAGGGCGGGGAAGTATCCGGAACAATAGATGAAGTTTTGCGCCATGCCCTTACAAAATTTTCACATATTCATTTAGCGGCAACCTACAAAAGCGTGAAACGGATAATAAAAATGGGAGAAGATCCGCGCTATGTTTTTAATGTAGGCTCGCCTACTATCGATACTATCCGGTCAATTAAATATCCTTCAAAAGAAACGATCTGCAAAAAATATGGCTTGGATGCAAAAAAGAAACTGATAATTTTTTCCCAGCATCCGGTAACCACCGAAGTAAAAGAAGTGGTTAATCAAATTAATGAGAGCATCAACGCCTTAAAATACGCAGCAAAAAAATACAACCTGGAAGTCCTGGCTATCTATTCCAATAATGACGCCGGAGGAAAGCGCATAATCTCGAGCCTGAAAAAATCCGGGATAAAGGTCTTGCCGCATATTGTTTATGAAGATTACTTGCGTCTTATGAAAGTGGCTGATGCTTTAGTCGGGAATTCTTCCGCTGGAATCCACGAAGCGCCGTCCTTCGGACTGCCGACCGTTAACATCGGTTCGCGCGAACAATACCGCGAGCGGGGAGTGAATGTTATTGACTCGCGATGCAGTAAAAGGGATATAACAAAAGCAGTGGAGAAATGCCTGTTTGATAAAAAATTTATTGCCAAAGTAAGGCGCGGAAAAAATCCTTATGATAACGGGCTGACGGCTAAAAAGGTGGTGAAGATTTTGGAAACTATCAAATTACCGCCGATTCAGAAGGTAATCACTTATTAG
- a CDS encoding acylneuraminate cytidylyltransferase family protein, translating to MKILAYIPARAGSKRVPNKNIKNFLGKPLIAYTVLQAKACSIVDRVVVDTDSPKIAQIAKKYGAEVPFLRPAHLATDKSQVVFSLLNVLNRLKDDEGYVPDYVLLLQTTSPLREMKDIMDAWKMIKSTDATTVLTVCPTHPKLYYLGKNNETILVNGSEGKSNNTQTWPPAYLLNGCFVYIIKTSALLKEKRIITKKTKAVVCPRWRSVDIDTPEDWVMGEFLYKNKKAIEKRIKSLEKKAPRP from the coding sequence ATGAAAATTTTAGCCTATATCCCGGCCCGGGCCGGATCAAAGCGGGTGCCGAATAAAAATATAAAGAATTTTTTGGGCAAGCCTTTGATCGCCTATACGGTTTTACAAGCTAAAGCCTGTTCCATAGTAGACCGGGTTGTCGTGGATACTGACTCGCCAAAGATCGCGCAGATAGCAAAAAAATACGGGGCCGAGGTTCCTTTTTTGCGGCCCGCTCACTTGGCCACTGATAAATCCCAAGTAGTTTTCAGCTTGCTAAACGTGTTGAATCGGCTGAAAGATGATGAGGGTTATGTTCCTGATTATGTATTATTACTGCAAACCACCTCGCCGCTCCGGGAGATGAAGGACATCATGGACGCCTGGAAAATGATTAAGTCAACCGATGCCACAACCGTGCTTACTGTGTGCCCAACCCATCCTAAGCTCTATTATTTGGGAAAAAATAACGAAACAATTTTGGTTAATGGCTCTGAAGGCAAATCAAATAATACCCAAACTTGGCCGCCGGCCTATCTCTTAAACGGCTGTTTTGTTTATATAATAAAAACGAGCGCGCTTCTAAAAGAAAAAAGGATTATCACCAAAAAAACCAAGGCCGTTGTTTGCCCCCGCTGGCGCTCGGTCGATATCGATACGCCCGAGGATTGGGTGATGGGCGAATTTTTGTATAAGAACAAAAAGGCGATCGAGAAGCGGATAAAATCCTTGGAAAAAAAAGCGCCCCGGCCATAA